A window from Pseudoliparis swirei isolate HS2019 ecotype Mariana Trench chromosome 17, NWPU_hadal_v1, whole genome shotgun sequence encodes these proteins:
- the sf3b5 gene encoding splicing factor 3B subunit 5 yields MTDRYNIHSQLEHLQSKYIGTGHADTSKWEWLVNQHRDSYCSYMGHFDLLNYFSVAENESKARVRFNLMEKMLQPCGPPCDKPDDA; encoded by the coding sequence ATGACGGATAGATACAACATCCACAGTCAGCTGGAGCATCTCCAGTCCAAGTACATCGGCACTGGACACGCCGACACCAGCAAGTGGGAATGGCTGGTCAACCAGCACAGAGACTCGTACTGCTCCTACATGGGACATTTCGACCTGCTCAACTACTTCTCCGTGGCTGAGAACGAGAGCAAAGCCAGAGTCCGCTTCAACCTGATGGAGAAGATGCTCCAACCGTGTGGACCGCCTTGTGACAAACCCGATGATGCCTAA
- the phactr2 gene encoding phosphatase and actin regulator 2, whose translation MGQTPVSAVSQPASVDGLEKSSSLASCDVLVDSATTTQNAPATRQQRGKLSSLGKLFKPWKWRKKKSSDKFQDLTKVLERKISTRQTREELIKKGVIIVDKDETISSESLNGHATSSVTSEEVKVDIESPETALEEQTSSTEDKPAKSSHPKKTGSTAKNTSISTSTSTSTPRSRGSKDALAQTEGTSRISNTPTSSSVPQKAPAETPSKPRELKSSLLSSNLKPASSKASGNEREGTPAASQTAAEPKSAAKASAAAEETHKGAAPGPTGQSAHINSATEDTSFTVGETGSGSQGEKRGRTRREGGEEEKRRGGTESAAENSPRSAAGQADRPPGHSVNTQQALVTVIPDRPRDSQTSDSDSDGPILYRDEEEDEEEDEYTTSALAMKIRRRDTLNIKLGNRPSKRELEEKNILPRSSETERHEIRQQIGSKLVRRLSQRPSTEDLEQRNILRHKNIAEEREAKQAIKRTLSRKLSVRPTVAELVARRILCFNEYVEVTDAKDYDRRADKPWTRLTPADKAAIRKELNEFKSREMEVHEDSKQFTRFHRP comes from the exons ATGGGTCAGACCCCTGTGTCTGCTGTGTCTCAGCCCGCGagcg TTGATGGGTTGGAGAAATCTTCATCACTGGCCAGCTGTGATGTGTTGGTGGACAGCGCCACCACGACCCAGAATGCCCCCGCGACACGGCAGCAACGCGGCAAGCTGTCGTCACTAGGAAAACTCTTCAAACCCTggaagtggaggaagaagaagagcagcgaCAAGTTCCAGGATCTCACCAAAG TTCTGGAGAGAAAGATCTCCACCAGACAAACGAGGGAGGAGCTCATCAAGAAAGGAGTTATCATCGTCGATAAAG ATGAAACGATCAGCAGTGAAAGTCTGAATGGGCACGCCACATCGAGTGTGACATCAGAGGAGGTCAAAGTGGACATTGAGTCTCCAGAAACGGCGCTGGAGGAACAGACCAGCAGCACGGAGGACAAACCAG CCAAATCCTCCCATCCAAAGAAGACAGGATCCACAGCAAAAAacacctccatctccacctccacctccacttccACCCCTCGTTCCCGTGGATCTAAGGACGCTTTAGCACAGACTGAGGGAACCAGCCGGATATCAAACACTCCCACCTCTTCCTCGGTACCTCAAAAGGCCCCCGCAGAGACTCCTAGCAAGCCCAGGGAGCTAAAATCCTCACTCCTTTCCTCAAACCTCAAGCCTGCCTCATCGAAAGCCTCCggcaatgagagagagggaactcCTGCCGCTTCTCAAACAGCTGCAGAGCCGAAATCTGCTGCCAAGGCCTCCGCTGCGGCCGAGGAGACCCACAAGGGCGCGGCCCCTGGACCCACCGGCCAGTCTGCCCATATCAACAGCGCGACAGAGGACACCTCCTTCACAGTGGGAGAGACGGGCAGCGGCTCGCAGGGGGAGAAACGGGGGCGAACGAGACGGGAgggtggagaggaagagaagaggagaggaggaacagagtctGCTGCGGAGAACAGCCCGAG GTCTGCAGCGGGCCAGGCGGACAGGCCACCGGGCCACAGCgtgaacacgcagcaggccctAGTGACGGTGATCCCCGACAGGCCGAGAGACAGCCAGACGAGCGACTCTGACTCCGACGGACCGATCCTGTAccgagatgaggaggaagacgaggaggaggacgagtacACAACCA GCGCTCTGGCCATGAAGATTCGCCGACGAGACACCCTGAACATCAAGCTGGGGAACCGTCCCAGcaagagagagctggaggagaaaaACATTCTGCCGCGGAGCTCTGAGACGGAGAGACATGAGATACGCCAGCAGATCGGCTCCAAACTagtcag GCGCCTGAGCCAGAGACCGTCCACAGAGGACCTGGAGCAGAGGAACATCCTCAGGC ATAAGAATATAGCAGAGGAGCGAGAAGCCAAGCAAGCGATTAAGAGGACACTCTCCAGAAAg ctgagtGTGAGGCCGACGGTGGCAGAGCTCGTAGCTCGCAGGATTCTGTGTTTTAACGAATACGTGGAGGTCACTGATGCCAAAGACTACGACCGGCGGGCAGACAAACCCTGGACCCGGCTCACTCCCGCTGATAAG GCTGCTATCCGTAAGGAGCTGAATGAGTTTAAGAGCCGAGAGATGGAGGTCCATGAAGACAGCAAACAGTTTACCAG ATTCCATCGGCCCTGA